Proteins from one Chloroflexota bacterium genomic window:
- a CDS encoding PD40 domain-containing protein: MRIRRWLLSLLTACLLVVGVGLGTARAADTASLDEPGTYLVEVGTGRTVLIGHSALVVWSPDSQVAAVADVDNDSPMPRLRLVSLPDNTIREVTLSEPGEINLLRWSPDGTRVALTFARNGPDPGPSLLVADRASATVRQLVRGSIGELAWTPDSTGITAITLDEAGGSIVTFDAVSGEVRETVTDAKDASCQRGLAWSPDGAFLAFGGPGLHEGCGDVGNWGVWSWHPATRTLRQVFHGAADAPQWLGNGDIVAVVSEPQSESIPPLSIVRLSPESGAPSAIVRNVPRMFPQPPRLLQIVGDNLLFPISTCEQGEAYVWAAGGREAGRRTPAGVYAYRPTLAPDGSTLAYVRLGEHNELVVAVVGAAPHVMVSSTVGLQVGTAGPWDAGGDWSPDGKWLAIEVTSEQFRDCVEQAAVERAAAEQELEQPDGTATPTP, translated from the coding sequence ATGCGGATACGACGATGGCTGCTGTCGCTGCTGACGGCCTGCCTGCTCGTGGTCGGCGTGGGGCTGGGGACGGCCCGCGCCGCCGACACGGCGAGCCTCGACGAGCCCGGCACCTATCTCGTGGAGGTGGGGACCGGCCGCACCGTCCTGATCGGGCACAGCGCGCTGGTGGTGTGGTCGCCCGACAGCCAGGTGGCTGCCGTCGCAGACGTGGACAACGACTCGCCGATGCCACGCCTGAGGCTGGTGAGCCTGCCAGACAACACCATCCGCGAGGTCACGCTGTCCGAGCCGGGCGAGATCAATCTGCTGCGCTGGTCGCCGGATGGCACGCGCGTCGCGTTGACCTTCGCCCGCAACGGTCCGGACCCCGGTCCCTCGCTGCTGGTGGCGGACCGAGCGTCGGCGACGGTACGTCAACTGGTGCGCGGCAGCATCGGCGAACTGGCCTGGACGCCGGACAGCACCGGCATCACGGCGATCACGCTGGACGAGGCCGGCGGCTCGATTGTGACGTTCGACGCCGTGAGCGGCGAGGTCCGCGAGACCGTCACCGACGCGAAAGACGCCAGTTGCCAACGCGGTCTGGCCTGGTCGCCGGACGGCGCATTCCTGGCATTCGGCGGGCCAGGACTGCACGAGGGCTGCGGCGACGTGGGCAACTGGGGCGTCTGGAGCTGGCACCCGGCAACTCGCACACTCCGTCAGGTGTTCCACGGCGCCGCCGACGCGCCGCAATGGCTGGGCAACGGCGACATCGTGGCGGTGGTCAGCGAGCCGCAGTCCGAGTCGATTCCGCCGTTGTCGATCGTGCGGCTGTCACCGGAGAGCGGCGCGCCGAGCGCGATCGTCCGCAACGTGCCGCGCATGTTCCCGCAGCCGCCACGTCTGCTCCAGATCGTGGGCGACAACCTGCTCTTCCCGATCTCGACCTGCGAGCAGGGCGAAGCGTACGTCTGGGCGGCAGGAGGCCGCGAAGCAGGTCGGCGCACGCCGGCCGGCGTCTACGCCTACCGCCCGACGCTTGCGCCTGACGGAAGTACGCTGGCCTACGTTCGGCTCGGAGAGCACAACGAGCTCGTGGTGGCCGTGGTCGGCGCTGCGCCACACGTCATGGTTAGCAGCACCGTGGGGCTCCAGGTCGGTACGGCCGGGCCATGGGATGCGGGCGGTGACTGGTCGCCGGACGGGAAGTGGCTGGCCATCGAGGTGACCAGCGAGCAGTTCCGAGACTGCGTCGAGC
- a CDS encoding N-acetylneuraminate synthase family protein, with amino-acid sequence MIVIMQQQAGAGPTDTVVQRIEAAGFGAHVFHGAERDVIAVQGEADTGALQDAVLAVPGVERVEATTRPFKLASRAVLPGGTTFQIGDVLVGRGLVTVVGTAHPMPAGSLIALAREAKAAGADVFWVGRGSSGELRHDLIGALAEISSGVGIPTVVDVWETAEIDRLSRNAQALHVPSAQMQDVPLIRAAGQGDRPVLIARGPASTIEEWLLAAERVLQAGNRKVALVEQGVRTFETTVNAMLDLNAVAVARRLSHLPVFANPSLAAGHAEIVADLALAAAATGAEGVMLDADAPPAGAPAAHRQAMVIGEVRALLPRLKQTNAVLVG; translated from the coding sequence ATGATCGTCATCATGCAGCAGCAGGCCGGCGCTGGCCCCACCGATACGGTCGTGCAGCGAATCGAGGCCGCCGGATTCGGCGCGCACGTCTTCCACGGCGCCGAGCGCGATGTCATCGCCGTCCAGGGCGAGGCCGACACGGGAGCGCTGCAGGACGCCGTCCTGGCAGTGCCCGGCGTCGAGCGGGTCGAGGCCACCACACGCCCGTTCAAGCTGGCGAGCCGCGCCGTCCTGCCGGGCGGCACGACGTTTCAAATCGGCGATGTACTGGTGGGTAGAGGCCTGGTGACGGTCGTGGGCACGGCCCACCCGATGCCGGCCGGCAGCCTGATCGCATTGGCGCGCGAGGCGAAGGCGGCCGGGGCGGATGTCTTCTGGGTTGGGCGCGGATCGAGCGGCGAACTGCGCCACGATCTGATCGGCGCACTGGCCGAGATCTCGTCCGGGGTCGGCATCCCGACCGTCGTGGACGTCTGGGAGACCGCCGAGATCGACCGTCTGAGCCGGAATGCACAGGCGCTGCATGTCCCGTCGGCCCAGATGCAGGATGTGCCGTTGATCCGTGCCGCCGGCCAGGGCGACCGTCCGGTGCTGATCGCGCGGGGGCCGGCCTCGACCATCGAAGAGTGGCTGCTGGCGGCCGAGCGGGTGCTCCAGGCCGGCAATCGCAAGGTGGCGCTGGTCGAGCAGGGCGTGCGGACCTTTGAGACGACCGTCAACGCGATGCTGGATCTGAACGCCGTCGCGGTGGCGCGCCGGCTGAGCCATCTGCCGGTGTTCGCGAATCCGAGCCTCGCGGCAGGACACGCCGAGATCGTGGCGGACCTTGCCCTCGCGGCGGCGGCCACCGGCGCGGAGGGCGTCATGCTCGATGCGGACGCGCCGCCAGCGGGTGCGCCAGCCGCTCACCGGCAGGCGATGGTCATCGGCGAGGTCCGGGCGCTGCTGCCGCGCCTGAAACAGACGAACGCGGTGCTCGTTGGCTGA
- a CDS encoding amidase — translation MSVRQPALTELTIAELAAGFAARELSPVEVTDAYLTRIEEHNAALHAYVLVTAERARADALAAEAAFGRGEVHGPLQGVPIALKDLYETAGIPTTGNSRAYLDYVPRADGAVVGKLAEAGAIFLGKLVMHELATGAPDLDGPFPPARNPWDLDRMPSGSSSGSASALAARLCAGSLGSDTGGSIRGPASWCNIVGLKPTYGLCSRRGVMPLSWSLDHVGPMARTVEDAAMLLQAIAGFDPQDDGSVDVAVPDYRAGLADLPRGLRVGVPWSYLESRADLGVEVLPTFRTAITALEGLGMTVVPIELPLVDLVEAIGNGILVSEAYTIHERGLRENPDRYGWPFASRVLRGATMSAADYLHATRGRGRFCRAMAEVMRGVDLIATPTSPAPAELFDDPTGVYYSRPSFTRLFNVTGQPSISVPSGFTAHGLPLGLMLSGRPFADRVVLQAAHAYEQIDRLYLRMPPGF, via the coding sequence GTGAGCGTTCGGCAGCCGGCGCTCACCGAGCTGACCATCGCGGAGCTGGCGGCCGGGTTCGCCGCGCGCGAACTCTCGCCCGTCGAGGTGACGGACGCCTATCTGACCCGTATCGAGGAGCACAACGCCGCGCTCCATGCGTACGTCCTGGTGACGGCTGAACGCGCCCGCGCCGACGCTCTGGCAGCCGAGGCAGCGTTCGGACGGGGGGAGGTCCATGGCCCGCTTCAGGGTGTCCCGATTGCCCTGAAAGATCTCTACGAGACGGCCGGCATCCCCACAACCGGCAACTCACGGGCGTACCTCGACTACGTACCGCGGGCCGATGGCGCGGTCGTCGGCAAGCTGGCTGAGGCCGGGGCAATCTTCCTCGGCAAGCTGGTGATGCACGAGCTTGCCACCGGCGCGCCCGACCTTGACGGGCCGTTTCCACCGGCGCGAAATCCGTGGGATCTCGACCGGATGCCGAGTGGCTCCAGCAGCGGCTCGGCGTCAGCCCTGGCGGCGCGCCTCTGCGCCGGGTCGCTCGGGTCGGACACGGGCGGCTCGATCCGTGGACCGGCGTCGTGGTGCAATATCGTGGGCCTCAAGCCGACCTACGGGCTGTGCAGCCGTCGCGGCGTCATGCCGCTCTCGTGGTCGCTCGACCACGTCGGGCCGATGGCCCGGACCGTCGAGGACGCCGCCATGCTGCTGCAAGCCATCGCCGGCTTCGATCCGCAAGACGACGGCAGCGTTGACGTCGCCGTGCCCGACTACCGCGCGGGCCTGGCTGACCTGCCGCGTGGCCTGCGCGTCGGCGTGCCGTGGAGCTATCTCGAAAGCCGAGCTGACCTCGGCGTCGAGGTGCTGCCGACCTTCCGAACCGCCATCACCGCGCTCGAAGGGCTGGGGATGACCGTCGTCCCCATCGAGCTGCCGCTCGTCGACCTGGTCGAGGCGATCGGCAACGGCATCCTGGTGTCCGAGGCGTATACGATCCACGAGCGGGGGCTGCGCGAGAACCCGGACCGCTACGGCTGGCCGTTCGCGAGCCGCGTCCTGCGCGGTGCGACAATGTCCGCCGCCGACTACCTCCACGCGACGCGCGGGCGCGGGCGTTTCTGCCGTGCGATGGCCGAGGTGATGCGCGGCGTGGACCTGATCGCGACGCCGACCTCGCCGGCGCCGGCCGAGCTGTTCGACGATCCGACGGGGGTTTACTACAGCCGGCCGTCGTTCACGCGCCTGTTCAACGTCACGGGGCAGCCTTCGATCTCCGTGCCGAGCGGATTCACCGCCCACGGTCTGCCGCTCGGGTTGATGCTCTCGGGACGGCCCTTCGCGGATCGAGTGGTGCTGCAAGCGGCCCACGCCTACGAACAGATCGACCGTCTGTACCTGCGAATGCCGCCTGGCTTCTGA
- a CDS encoding M20 family metallopeptidase: MATTAEIAALKQRACDAVDRWAGELIETADWIHAHPELGHQEFESSKRLAEILATNGAEVEMGTAGMATAFKAVLAGSTPGPTIAVLAEYDALPSLGHGCGHNLIATSALGAGLALTDVLADLPGSVWVLGTPAEESAAPNAGGKVHMVQAGTFDDVDASIMFHPASETTMTDERSLAARGFEFYFHGKAAHAAGAPEEGINALDGVVAMYNAVSMLRQQLKSDVRIHGIILSGGAAANIIPDYAAIRYRTRSDDADYLEEVVQKVVACAEGAARATGCRLEWTEYMPPYENTVPNRTLMRLMKSNLEAVGVEVATTRKRTSRGSTDFGNVTRKVPGVEARIAITEDWDVPGHSTQFEQAAGTERGRQAMLAAAKALAMTAIDLLGDQKALVEAKRTFVEDLGRPPAKP, translated from the coding sequence ATGGCAACCACTGCCGAGATCGCTGCCCTCAAGCAGCGCGCCTGCGATGCCGTCGACCGCTGGGCCGGCGAGTTGATCGAAACCGCGGACTGGATCCACGCCCACCCGGAGCTGGGTCACCAGGAGTTCGAGTCCTCAAAGCGACTGGCCGAGATCCTCGCCACCAACGGCGCTGAGGTCGAGATGGGCACGGCCGGCATGGCGACGGCGTTCAAGGCCGTCCTGGCCGGCAGCACGCCGGGGCCGACTATCGCCGTGCTGGCCGAGTATGACGCGCTGCCGAGTCTCGGACACGGCTGCGGCCACAACCTGATCGCCACGTCGGCGCTGGGCGCCGGGCTGGCGCTGACCGACGTGCTGGCCGATCTGCCGGGCTCCGTCTGGGTGCTCGGGACGCCGGCCGAAGAGAGCGCCGCTCCGAACGCCGGCGGCAAGGTTCACATGGTGCAGGCCGGCACCTTCGACGATGTGGACGCCTCGATCATGTTCCACCCCGCCAGCGAGACGACGATGACTGACGAACGGTCGCTGGCGGCGCGCGGCTTCGAGTTCTACTTCCACGGCAAGGCGGCGCACGCGGCCGGCGCGCCTGAGGAGGGCATCAACGCCCTCGACGGCGTCGTGGCGATGTACAACGCCGTCAGCATGCTTCGGCAGCAGCTCAAGTCCGACGTGCGGATCCACGGCATCATCCTGTCGGGCGGCGCGGCGGCGAACATCATCCCCGACTACGCCGCGATCCGCTACCGCACGCGCTCCGACGATGCTGACTACCTTGAGGAAGTGGTGCAGAAGGTCGTGGCGTGCGCCGAGGGCGCGGCCAGGGCTACGGGCTGCCGCCTGGAGTGGACGGAGTACATGCCGCCCTACGAGAACACGGTGCCAAATCGGACGCTGATGCGGCTGATGAAAAGCAACCTCGAAGCGGTGGGCGTGGAGGTCGCCACGACCCGTAAGCGCACCTCGCGGGGGTCCACCGACTTCGGCAACGTCACGCGGAAGGTGCCGGGCGTCGAGGCTCGCATCGCCATCACCGAGGATTGGGATGTTCCCGGCCACTCGACCCAGTTCGAGCAGGCCGCCGGGACGGAGCGCGGCCGGCAGGCGATGCTGGCAGCGGCGAAGGCCCTGGCCATGACCGCCATCGACCTCCTGGGCGACCAGAAGGCACTGGTTGAGGCCAAGCGGACGTTCGTCGAGGATCTGGGCCGGCCGCCCGCGAAGCCGTAG